TGTGGGTAGGGGATTGCCTGGAAGACAGCAGAGGTGctaaaaagagaggaagaaaggatgtCAGGTTAAGTTAGGGCATTAGCAGCTCTCGCTTATGTGTATTCCGAACTTGGAATGTGGTATTTGGGGGTTTTTGATCCCGGATTTGGGTCTGTGAAGGGGAGGGCATGAAAGACTCTGAGGTCGAGATGGGTCTTTGTGTCAatactccctccccttttccctttgctttccAAGCATcgtgaaatgttttttaaattgtatatttgaaatgaaAACCCACCTACTCTCTCTCCCTGGGCAATTTTATCTTCCTTTCAGCCCTCTAAGTCAAACGGGATACACCCTCTCAGATGACTTTTTGAGGTAAAactttaggaaaatatttttagtctGCCCATTATTTCTGTCTACCTAAGTGTGGGCAAAATAACCCTCCTCTGAGGCAATATGTTCAGGTTGCCCTCTCTCGTCCTCCTCTAGAAGATGAATTTATACGTGTTAGAGGTTTCTATTGTTTTTCATTCTGACGGCTTTGATTCTCACCATTTTGTTTTACATTCTTACCCAAGACCaattttatcccttcccccctctcCAGTCGCCGTACATTGTTAAACGTTTAAAATAATAGCACTCGTGCTGATGGGGGAAGGGAGCAGGAAGCCAAAAACTcatttcttctccctcccccttctgGCAAGTCTAGAGaaataatataacataatatatagaTGTGAttccttgggggtgggggtggggaatggtTGTGGGTGGTGCGGAAAATTCTGGTAGTTTCTTTGCAAAAGGTCTGAAAATACAAACCCACCCCCTGCACGCAATACGCATGTGCAGCAGACCTATTATGGTGGTTcgttgtgggggagggaggggaatttgagaaaaaataaatatatgtgtgagAGATTGATGGTGAGATTAGAAGAAGAGAGGGGCGGGCGGGAGGCGAGGCTCGCTGCGAGGCTCCTCCTGCGTCCTCTGGCTCGCCAGGCTCCGCCCACCCTCCTCGCCGCCCTCCTCCCTCGCCGTCTTCCCGAGATCTGAGCCGGGATGTGGGAGAGTCTGGGCTCCAGGCCAGCATTGAGTGGCTGGTGAGACAGAGGTTGGGACTTAGATTTGCTTTCTTgccctcccttcccttttctcgCCGTCTCCTTTGCCTCTCCGCACCACCGCCGTCTTCCCAAGTTCGGGAACCTCCcgctggggtggggagtggagttAACTGGCTGCGAGGTCCCAGGGCTTGTGTCCCACCCCCCAGCTGGTGGAGACCGAGGCCATTTCCCTGATCCTTAGCCAGTTGGCCTGCCCTTGCCTCTGCCCCGGCGGCCTCCGTTTCCATGTTCATAATAGCCGCGGTCCCTGGGGTGAGGGAGCGCGGGCTGCTGGGGCATGGCGTCTTACTGACTTCCTATCAGGGTCCCCACTCTGTTTCCACACCTGGGGCTGCCTACAGGCACCTTCCCCGCTCCCACAATCCCCCAGTCCTAGAGTGTCTTCCTGCACAAGAGGGCACAGGATGCTGGAGCTGTGAGAAGTAGCAATGAAGGAAGGAGGTGCCTAGATTCTGAGGCAGTGGAAACCAAGGCCTCCGGTGTTAATTGTGGCTAATTTTCCTTTGGCTGTTGTGGGAAGAAGGATTGTGTGTCCTAGAGCAAGGGGCTGGGCCAGGCCCAGACTTTCCCCTCCTGCACAGCTGCCTCTGCCTGAGCAAGACAGGTCTGGCGGGTTAATCTAGTGCTCGCTGGGGGAGGGAGGCCAAACAGGGCCTCATGTCTGTGTGGCGTTGGTGTCTTCCTCGTCGCGGAGTTACTCTCTGTCCCCTGAGCCTCCACAGtccgacaggggtcatggagaatggGGAGAGGGGACATCTGGGAAGAACCAGCCCCGTTCTCTCTGACAGAGACATCTGGAGAGAAAGCCAGGGACCTAGCCCTGCTGAAAGCAGGTACAGGCTGTCCTCTGGGTTTGTGCTCATGAGTATGTGATGCTTGTGCATTTGAGAATGCATATGCGGGGTGTGTCTGTGCCCGTGTCTTTGTGTGGGTCTCCCATACTGCTTATATATGAATGGGTTAGGATGTCTGGGACTAAATTTGGAGACAAGGGGTGAGACCAGGGGACAAAAGGCAGGGTCCCTGAGTTCTCAAAGGGAACAGGGAGGAGTATATAGATTTGGAGGCACATTCCAGTCTCcttgggaggaggaggaatgtTTAGGTAATTGTGGAGACCTTCTTCGATGGGGTTAGGGTGTGACAAAGGAGCTAGACACTATGATCCTGTGGGCAAGAAGTGAACATGCCTGACTGAGGATTTCTTTTCCTCCAGGGCTGTGCTGGGGTGACAGGAGGCTTGGTGATTATCTGAGGAAATATAAATAGAGGCCTCCCTCCTCACAGAAAGGATGTCAGGGCCCCAGGGTGTTAGTGTGAGAACCCAGGTGTCCACCTTTGGCTCTGCCTTCTCAGCATCTGGCTTAGGGAGCTGCCAGCTTGTGTCTCCCCACTCCAAGTGCTGGGGTCAGGCCAGGCCAGCAGCTGGGCATGGCTTCCCCGGTTCCTGGGCAGGATGCCAGCTGGCTAAGTGAGGGGGAAGGCAGGAGGAGCCCTGGCGGCGACTAAAAGGACCTGCCACAGTCAGAGCCCATGGCCTAGAGCCTGGTCCCTTGTTAGTAGGAGGGGAGAGACGGGAGTGGTTTGGCTGCTCTTCCCTTCTGACCCCTGACCTCCCATTCAGAACCCGAGCATCCCAGAGTACTCGAAACACTCTCTGTTTGCATCCAGCGGAGGGAGGCAAGGTTTGGAAGAGTTAATGCCGGAGTTCCTAGAGAGCAGCGGGAActgaggaggtgaggaagggaaGGGACTGCAGAGACTGGGAACCTAGAGGCTTAGGTTTTCTGGTGCTCTCTGCTCCAAAGATAAGGATGACATTCGGCTGCTGCCTTCAGCACTGGgtgtgaagaagagaaaaagaggaccCAAGAAGCAGAAGGAGAACAAGCCAGGAAAACCCCGAAAACGCAAGAAGCTTGTAAGTTTTCAGGACTCCTATCTCTACAGCTAGGCTCGGAGACCCATCCCTAGAGACCTACGTTTTCtctggtcttgattactgtggggatcctgaagtcagggaggcctgatcccctctacctgcccccacccccgcttgCTGGCCTGTATCTCCCAGGTCTGGGACCCTAACCTCACTCACCACAGCCTAGTGAAGAGCCCAGTTGTCGACTTGACTTGCCCTGCAGCACAGAGAAGCAGTTgaaagcacaggctctggaggtAGACTGCATGAATTTAGAGCCTAGCAGTCTTCTGTCTTCTTGGACAATTTATTTcggtctctgtgcctcagtttcctcatctacaaaaaagTGGATAAAGATAGATTAGTTACtatcataggattgttgtgaagatcaaaAGAGACGATAAATGTTATGTGCtaagaacagttcctggcacaaggAAGGGCTGAAGaaatagtgtttttatttctttcccttaGGACAGCGAGGAGGAATTTGGCTCTGAGCGAGATGAGTACCGGGAGAAGTCAGAGAGTGGAGGCAGTGAATATGGAACTGGACCAGGTCGGAAACGGAGACGGAAgcacagagaaaaaaaggagaagaagacgAAGCGGCGGAAAaaaggggagggagatggggggcAAAAGGTGAGTAGAATTAGGGAGTGAGGGGAGAAATCAGTATTAATGACAGGCatgaggagtgggggagggagagcccTGGGCGAGCAGGGTGCTAAGTGGAGAGGCTGTGGTTTGTGAGGAGTGGGTTTGGGCTGGGAATGGAGCAGGAAGCAGAAAGCCCAGGGAACCTGGTGGGTGGGTAGAGAGGCATGTGGGGGGCCCCGGGCTGGGCACCTGCATCCCTGAAGCCTGGTCTCTGCCAGCAGGTGGAACAGAAGTCGTCGGCAACTCTGCTTCTGACCTGGGGCCTGGAGGACGTGGAGCATGTGTTCTCTGAGGAGGATTACCACACGCTCACCAACTACAAAGCCTTCAGCCAGTTCATGAGGTGCAGTAGGGACGGGGAGCCCTCTCGAGCAGACACTTTTAATTTGGGGGAGGCCCTGGACCCTTCTGGAATCTGATGAAAGCTAAGAAACTGCTCTCCAGAGAAGTTCACAGCACATACACATAAAATTCCACATGTCATCTTAGGGAATTCCTGGACTCCTAGGATCCAAGGACTCCAGTCAGGAACCCTTCACTGGGGGGTCACAGTACCACTGCGAGGTTAGAAAACGCTGTGGTGACAGACTCTCAGGAGGACTGATGGCCCTCCTTGGTCTAACAGTTCCAGTTTCCCCTGCCTGACTTCTCTCTAGACTGGAGCGGGGAGGTGGTATCCGTGTTCCCCAGTTTCCTTTGCTCAGTTATCAAGTCCTCTGTCCCTTCCTTAGACACCAGTATATAACGGAGGATGCATTGCTGACAGTGGGACCTGGGCTTCAGTGGCTCCCGCAGTAGAGTACAGAACAGCAGAGATGCCTTTTGGGGAGCAGGCACTTTAGCAGAGCCGTTCAACGCTCTGGAGGCAGCCTGCTGAGGTTCAGGTCCCGGTGTCATGTTGGGCAGCTCACTAGTTTGAtcttcagtttctgcatctgtaaaataggcacATAGTGTGTACCTCATGGGGTCTTGTGGGGATTTGATGGAATGATGGATTGAAAGCTCAGCACACTCAGTGCCTGGCCCCTAGTGGTGTTCAGTCCCTGGTAGCGGTCCTTAGTCCCATTGTCTCACTGCTTCGCTACTAAAGACAGTGCTTCTGTCAGCACCGGGGTCACCCACGTCCTCACAAGAGCTTAACACCCCACCGCAGAGCAGAACCAGTGTGGCCCATCAGACTCCACCTGATGGGACCCTTCATCAGGGCCCGTGGAACTCTTTAGAAAAACACAGAGATTCATAGCAACTCCTAGTAgtattgtgaggatgaaataagatCTTATGTGTGTGGAACTGTTTTACGAACTGTAAAGTAGTTGTCCAAAGTAGAGCTTTTTTATTAATCTcatattttttttatcctttttaatctgcatttaaattttattttgcctttttttcttcttcatacttttttcttgtttttttaacttttttttccttcttaaactttttatttctttgtttcaaaaTTGATGTTATTCTTCATAGGACGTATTTTCACCACCTAGGAATCCTAGCTGGTACATAGACTTAATTGGTGAGGGGAAATGACAGTATTCCCAAACCATCTGTGAAGGGTCCGAGTGTCTTGCTTCTATATTTTCAGGCCCCTGATCGCTAAGAAGAATCCTAAGATCCCAATGTCTAAGATGATGACCATCCTTGGGGCCAAGTGGAGAGAGTTCAGCGCCAACAACCCCTTCAAGGGGTCGGCAGCTGCTGtggcggcagcggcggcagcagcagccgcaGCTGTAGCTGAGCAGGTGTCAGCTGCTGTCTCATCGGCCACCCCCATAGCACCTTCCGGACCCCCCGCCCTTCCACCACCCCCTGCTGCTGAtatccagcccccacccatccgaAGAGCCAAAACCAAAGAGGGCAAAGGTAAGAAACCCTCTGGTTGGAACAACTGTCACCCCACCCTCTAAACCGCATGTTCTCAAATTATAGTCCAGAACTCAGCCCTGATTGTTGTAGAAGAAATGCTGTCCAGGAAAGGGTCTCAGTGAAACCATAGCCCACAGAGAGGTCCAGAAACCCTATGGCCTCCATTGTTCCTGGATGTCATGACCTCGGCTTTTTCTCTGTCACCCCACTCCTCACTCAGGTCCAGGCCACAAGAGGCGGAGTAAGAGTCCCCGAGTGCCTGATGGACGCAAGAAGCTTCGGGGAAAGAAGATGGCACCACTCAAGATCAAACTAGGGCTGCTGGGTGgcaagaggaagaagggaggctCGGTGAGTGGCCCCTCCCTGTCCATTATACTTCTGGGGTGTGGTCAGGGGCTGGGGGTCCAGACACAAGGGTCCATGAGGGCAGCTGGAGCGGGAGCCCAaggcctggggaggggagtggaatCCATTTGGCCTCTCTGACAGCCACGGGGGCTATGGGCAGTATGTTTTCCAGAGTGACGAGGGCCCTGAACCAGAGGCTGAGGAGTCAGACCTGGACAGTGGCAGTGTCCACAGTGCCTCAGGCCGCCCTGATGGCCCTGTCCGCACCAAGAAACTAAAGAGAGGTCGgccaggaaggaagaagaagaagggtaaGCGGTGTCAGCTGTGTGCAGTCCTGTCATTCAGCCTTCCTTTCATTCCTTCGTTGTCTTTCTTATTTGTAGTTTTGACTTCTTTATTgaacccttttctctttctctcccctcccgcATTccgctctccttctctctctctgttcccttTGCCTCCACTGGGGTATATGACAGTCCTGGGCTGTCCTGCAGTGGCCGGGGAGGAGGAGGTTGATGGCTACGAGACGGATCACCAGGATTACTGTGAGGTGTGCCAGCAGGGTGGGGAAATTATTCTGTGTGACACCTGCCCTCGTGCCTACCACCTCGTCTGCCTTGATCCTGAGCTTGACCGGGCTCCTGAGGGCAAATGGAGCTGCCCCCACTGTGTGAGTACTGGTGCCACCTCTTAACGGCCCTCAGGGACCCACCCATCTCTTTCCTCCTTGCTTTCTCTTGTCCTCTCCCTAGCCCCAGATGCCTAGGCTTCTCAGTAGCAGATGTTTAAGTGTCCAAGATCCTAGTTTgttcctctcccccatccctttgCCCCGAAAATTAGCATTTTTGGGAACTGAGGTGTCCTGTTCCTTTGTTCCCACCAGTCTTCTCTGCACTTCTAGGATCTAGCTGTCCTGGTTTGGCTCTGTCTTCCAGCCTCACTCCTTATCCTCTTTCtcgtgtctgtgtctgtccttgGCCTCCCAGGAGAAGGAGGGGGTACAGTGGGAggccaaggaggaggaggaagactatgaagaggagggggaagaggagggggagaaggaggaagaggacgaCCACATGGAGTACTGCCGTGTGTGCAAGGATGGCGGGGAGCTCCTGTGCTGCGACGCCTGCATCTCCTCCTACCACATTCACTGTCTGAACCCCCCGCTGCCTGACATCCCCAACGGCGAATGGCTGTGTCCCCGATGCACAGTGAGTGTGCCCATCTCTCAGGGTTTGTTGTCAGCCCCGACTCCTTCTCCATCTCCGGGGCCCAAAGGTCcggctctttctttctctactctCCCCCACACCTAGCCTTTGATTCCCTTGTGGGACCCCCATCCTCCTACTCTAATGATGGGCtctttctgcctctttttttcctctttgtgtgCGTCCATCCTGAAGTGTCCCGTGCTGAAAGGCCGTGTGCAGAAGATCCTGCACTGGCGGTGGGGGGAGCCCCCCGTGGCAGTGCCAGCCCCCCAACAGGCAGACGGGAATCCAGATGCCCCACCCACACGTCCTCTTCAAGGCAGATCGGAGAGAGAGTTCTTTGTCAAGTGGGTAGGACTGTCCTACTGGCACTGCTCCTGGGCCAAGGAGCTTCAGGTACAAGGGCCTCTCCTTCCCCGTCTCCTGGGACCCCATTCACTGCCATTCTCTCTCTTGGCCCGCTGTTCTCTTGTCTTCCGTCCCCTCTGCTTTCCCTCACATTAGGGCTCTGGCCACCCACACCCTACCAACTCCCTTAGTTTCCACACTTGGTTCTCTTGGGCTCCAGTTCTCTTTCCCTCAGTCTCCGTTAGATTCCTTCCCTTAGGTATAACGTAGGCTTTCCTTAGTCGGCCTTAACTCCATCTCTTTCCTTATCTGTCTTAACCATGTTTTACTGATAGCCCCAGTCTTAACAATCTTATTCCCTTCCTCCTTTTGCTTATTAGCTCCCCACCCAGGTCCTGTCTCTGACTCTCTTCTCTGGCATGTTCTTCGTTCTCCTGCTTTGGCTTTAATTCACTATGTCCCTCATCCCACCTCTTTCATTGCTTGCTTTCCCATGCCATTCCCCCTGCCGGCCTCTGCTCTGTCTCCTTTTGTCCTCTCTGGATGTTGGGACTATCTattccctcctctgtgccccatcAGCTGGAAATTTTCCACTTGGTAATGTACCGAAACTACCAACGGAAGAATGACATGGACGAGCCCCCACCCCTGGACTACGGCTCTGGTGAGGATGATGGGAAGAGTGACAAACGCAAGGTGAAGGACCCGCACTATGCCGAGATGGAGGAGAAGTACTACCGTTTTGGCATCAAGCCAGAGTGGATGACCGTCCACCGGATCATCAACCACAGGTGAGTCCTTGGTCCTTGGTCCATGCGAAGGCCTACCTGGGCTTTGCCGCTATTCTTGTTGCGCTGTGGCTCCATGTTAGTATTTGTTGATTAACCAGATGATTGATCTAACTGGATAATTCCCACTGCAGCCCCAGCCCTTCTGGCTTTGTTTCCTCtatggagatgggaggaaccgGGAGGAAAGTCCAGCCCAGCACTGACTGCTTTGTCCTTGCTTCCTCTAATCTCTAACAGCTTAAGAAGTGACACATGAATCTGGGGATCTGGgtgtgaaaaaagcaaaacatgaaACACATGGTTCATACAGACCAGTGTTTCTAGTACTTCTTTCTTCCCAGTACTTATTACTGACTAATGTtacattgtctttttatttttctatttcatcacTGCCTCCCCCaatagaatgtgagctccatggGAACAGGTCATTTGTCTGCTTAGTTCTGCTCAATCACCcgtgcctggaacagtgcctggcacgtagtagattCTTAGTAAATACTGATTGGATGAACAAACGATGTTGAAGCCAGGGATGTTTTGTGATCGTTGATTTTTCGGAAGCCATCCTGAAAAGGTTAGGGTAGTACATCAGCCATTCCAAACTGCCTTTCAGAGGCCCACCATTGAGGATTAGGTGACAAATTCTGCATGTTTGCTGATAATTGTGTTTATTATGACTTTTTTCTACTTGAGACACACATTATCTTTCTCCTCCTGCTCCTTCTCTTGGCTTCCCTCCCCACAGTGTGGATAAGAAGGGAAATTACCACTATCTAGTGAAATGGAGGGACTTGCCATATGACCAGTCCACGTGGGAGGAAGATGAAATGAACATCCCTGAATATGAAGACCATAAACAAAGCTACTGGAGACACCGGTGAGGGAGCTAGGTCATGGGTTAGAGGGAGTCTGAGGGCAGAGGCATGAAAGCTAAACCTCCAGCATTAAATGAGATGCAGTAGGGACAGACCCAGTCTATAATTTAGGGCAGTGGGAGCCTGGGCTGGGTTGTTTGTGGTGGGGTCGGGAAGGAGGCAgtgtgaggaacagaaagaagatcCAGCCTGAGTGATGGGGATGAGGATGCTGAGGCGTGGGGAGGGTTGGCTTCAGAGCTGAAATCCAAGGGGTGAGGGTGAGGAACCTGGGAGAAAGGAAATGTGAGAAAATCTCGCTTATGGAAAGTGGGAGCTAGGTCTGGAGTGGGTTCAGAAGGACAGGGGGCGGGTCCAAGGACCAGGTCTCACTCAGACCCACTGTTTTCCCAGAGAACTAATTATGGGGGAGGACCCCGCCCAGCCCCGCAagtataagaagaagaagaaggagctgCAGGGTGATGGGCCTCCCAGCTCTCCTACTAATGATGTAAGTCTTCTCGCTTGGCCTGTCTCCCATTTCTGGAGCCATGGTGATTGCAGATTTCCTGGGGGCTTCTGACAGAACTTCCCAGAGTTTCAACAACTTCTTTGAACAGTAGCTCTTCCTTCAGTGTTCAGCTTTGCCCCAAGAGTGCTAGGAATTTTGGCACAGGAGTGAGAGCTGCTAGAGACAGCAGCACACAGGGCTCTTCTACCAGTTTCCTTCCCCACAGTGCTTCTGGGTATTGTTTTAAGGAATGAGGGGGAGGCACTGCAGACTCGAACTTTCATAAGCTCAGGCCACAGGAGAGGGCCTTGTAATCCCATTTGATATCAGTgccggggagaggggaggaggaggccaaGACCGGAGGAGCAGCTGATGGTTCCCCTGAGCTTTCTGACTTCTTGATTCTACAGCCTACAGTGAAATACGAGACTCAGCCACGGTTCATCACAGCCACTGGAGGCACACTGCACATGTATCAGCTGGAGGGGTTGAACTGGCTACGCTTCTCGTGGGCCCAGGGCACTGACACCATTCTGGCCGATGAGATGGGACTGGGCAAGACCATACAAACCATCGTCTTCCTCTACTCACTGTATAAGGAGGTGCTAGACTCTCGGGCCCTGAGGGGGACAGCCGTGCTGAGGCCTAGCCTGGACTGGGGAAGGTGGGAGTGGAGGGTGAGGGCAGAGAACGGGGGAGAGGGGTGCGGCAGGCAGTGGACTGGGTTGTATAACCGTGAGCCTAGACTAATGGTCCCCCCACCCTCGACTCCCAGGGCCACACAAAGGGTCCCTTCCTGGTGAGCGCCCCGCTCTCCACCATCATTAACTGGGAGCGGGAGTTCCAGATGTGGGCACCCAAGTTCTATGTGGTGACATACACGGGTGACAAGGACAGCCGAGCCATCATTCGTGAGAATGAGTTTTCCTTTGAAGACAATGCCATCAAAGGTGGCAAGAAAGCTTTTAAGATGAAGGTAAGCCCCTCTATCTCATGTCCTCCAAAGTCCTCAGATCTGTCGTTTCGTTGCCCCAACCAGGACTTCAGTTCCTTTATTCCCCATTcagctttctccttcctttcctccacctTCCCTCACGCCTCTGCACTCCAGTCCTGGAGATGTAGTGGGTACTCCCAGGGGTGTGCATGGATCTGTTCATCCTGGACAGGTGGTGGAAGTTTGGGGGCCACATTCAGAAGTCCCTGCATGGAGTCAAAGTTGGAGGACAGGACAACGGGCTCCCTTTGGGAGTCTCAGTTAGGACTGGGTGTCTGCGTGGAGAATGGGGGTGGAGGCCTAGATGCTTGGGTGTGGGGTGGCAGCCAAATGGACAATGGTTGTGTTGGCAGAGGGAGGCGCAGGTGAAGTTCCATGTTCTCCTGACATCATATGAGCTGATCACCATTGATCAGGCAGCTCTTGGCTCCATCCGCTGGGCCTGTCTCGTGGTGGATGAGGCCCATCGGCTCAAGAACAACCAGTCCAAGGTGAGTGAGATACCCAGGCCTCAGAAACTTGAGGCTGTGGACTCCTACTTGCCCTagtcctaaaaaataaagtttcaggGACTTTCTGCAATCAGGGAGGCAGGAAGCCTGGGAATAAGTCTGGGGAGAAGTCCACgttggaagagggagaggactagggATGTGAGGGCCTCTGATCCTGAAGGAAATAGGAGCTAGAGGCAGGGAAAGGTGATACTGTGGGCCAGCCACTTGCCACTGATGGgcccttccctctgcctttccTTGCCCCATTTTCTAGTTTTTCAGGGTCCTCAATGGCTACAAGATAGATCATAAGTTGCTGCTGACAGGGACTCCATTGCAGAATAATCTGGAGGAGCTCTTCCATCTGCTGAACTTCCTCACCCCAGAGAGGTTTAAGTAAGTGGCTCAGTAGGGTGGTCTGCAGAGAGGAGAGGTGGCGGGACTGAGAAGATGAGTGGGAGGAGGATTCATCTGAAGTGAAGAATAGAGCCTGAGGTCAGGGGCAAAGAACCTGACGcctgttcatttccttttctcctggCTACTAGCAatctggaaggcttcctggaggagtttGCCGACATATCCAAAGAAGACCAGATTAAGAAACTTCATGACTTGCTGGGGCCACATATGCTGAGGAGGCTCAAGGCTGATGTCTTTAAGAATATGCCAGCCAAGACAGAGCTCATCGTCCGCGTGGAGCTGAGCCCTATGCAGAAGTGAGATGCAAGGCGGGTTACCTGGACCAGGGTTGAGGATTTGGTGGCAGCTTTCCAAGAGTTGGTGACCAAATGCAACATCATAATTGCTTCCTTTATTTTGTCTCTTCTATGCCCCTGCCCTGGGCTTTAGGAAATACTACAAGTATATCCTGACCCGAAATTTTGAGGCCTTGAATTCACGAGGAGGTGGGAACCAAGTGTCATTGCTTAACATCATGATGGATCTTAAGAAGTGCTGCAACCATCCTTACCTCTTTCCCGTGGCTGCTATGGTAGATACGGGAGCTGCGGGCGTGAAACGCCTGGCCCTGTGGAAACGTGGGCGGTTGAGCACAGGGCTGGAGTTGGGCTGGGAGGCCAGAGACTGGGTTTCTGAGAAGAGTAGGAATTGTAAAGGTGTGGAGCCTGGATTTGGGCCTCCAGCTTTCTAGGCATAGTCAGAATACGGGGGCGTGCTCACTGACCCTCTCCtccttttttcctgccttcttttcagGAGTCCCCCAAACTTCCCAGTGGGGCATATGAGGGTGGGGCACTTATTAAGGCGTCTGGGAAGCTCATGCTGCTGCAGAAGATGCTGCGGAAGCTGAAGGAGCAAGGACACAGAGTGCTCATCTTCTCGCAGGTGACCCATCCCTGTAGGTCTTTCTCACCATCAGATAATCGCTTACCCCATTCCTGTGGTTGCCACGGGATGCGAGGTTAGGCAGTCACACCCCTAAGAGTTGCTGGTGTAGCTAAGTTCATCTTGGTCTCTGATCCCTGTTCTTAATTAAGGCTGTTGGAAGTTGTAGACCAGTTTCTGTATGCCaaaaggggagaaggggaagggtgAGCCGTCTGCCTCCTAAAGGTCGTCTCTGGGACTGGTACTGTTTCTTAACCTtattggggaagggaggagagcacAGACCTTTTGGAAATCTGATGAAAGCTGTGGGTCTGTTCTCCAGAAA
This is a stretch of genomic DNA from Eschrichtius robustus isolate mEscRob2 chromosome 20, mEscRob2.pri, whole genome shotgun sequence. It encodes these proteins:
- the CHD3 gene encoding chromodomain-helicase-DNA-binding protein 3 isoform X7, with the protein product MASPLRDEEEEEEEMVVSEEEEEEEEEGDEEEEEVEAADEDYEEDDDEGVLGRGPGHDRGRDRHSPPGCHLFPPPPPLPPPPPPPPPPPPDKDDIRLLPSALGVKKRKRGPKKQKENKPGKPRKRKKLDSEEEFGSERDEYREKSESGGSEYGTGPGRKRRRKHREKKEKKTKRRKKGEGDGGQKQVEQKSSATLLLTWGLEDVEHVFSEEDYHTLTNYKAFSQFMRPLIAKKNPKIPMSKMMTILGAKWREFSANNPFKGSAAAVAAAAAAAAAAVAEQVSAAVSSATPIAPSGPPALPPPPAADIQPPPIRRAKTKEGKGPGHKRRSKSPRVPDGRKKLRGKKMAPLKIKLGLLGGKRKKGGSYVFQSDEGPEPEAEESDLDSGSVHSASGRPDGPVRTKKLKRGRPGRKKKKVLGCPAVAGEEEVDGYETDHQDYCEVCQQGGEIILCDTCPRAYHLVCLDPELDRAPEGKWSCPHCEKEGVQWEAKEEEEDYEEEGEEEGEKEEEDDHMEYCRVCKDGGELLCCDACISSYHIHCLNPPLPDIPNGEWLCPRCTCPVLKGRVQKILHWRWGEPPVAVPAPQQADGNPDAPPTRPLQGRSEREFFVKWVGLSYWHCSWAKELQLEIFHLVMYRNYQRKNDMDEPPPLDYGSGEDDGKSDKRKVKDPHYAEMEEKYYRFGIKPEWMTVHRIINHSVDKKGNYHYLVKWRDLPYDQSTWEEDEMNIPEYEDHKQSYWRHRELIMGEDPAQPRKYKKKKKELQGDGPPSSPTNDPTVKYETQPRFITATGGTLHMYQLEGLNWLRFSWAQGTDTILADEMGLGKTIQTIVFLYSLYKEGHTKGPFLVSAPLSTIINWEREFQMWAPKFYVVTYTGDKDSRAIIRENEFSFEDNAIKGGKKAFKMKREAQVKFHVLLTSYELITIDQAALGSIRWACLVVDEAHRLKNNQSKFFRVLNGYKIDHKLLLTGTPLQNNLEELFHLLNFLTPERFNNLEGFLEEFADISKEDQIKKLHDLLGPHMLRRLKADVFKNMPAKTELIVRVELSPMQKKYYKYILTRNFEALNSRGGGNQVSLLNIMMDLKKCCNHPYLFPVAAMESPKLPSGAYEGGALIKASGKLMLLQKMLRKLKEQGHRVLIFSQMTKMLDLLEDFLDYEGYKYERIDGGITGALRQEAIDRFNAPGAQQFCFLLSTRAGGLGINLATADTVIIFDSDWNPHNDIQAFSRAHRIGQANKVMIYRFVTRASVEERITQVAKRKMMLTHLVVRPGLGSKAGSMSKQELDDILKFGTEELFKDENEGENKEEDSSVIHYDNEAIARLLDRNQDATEDTDVQNMNEYLSSFKVAQYVVREEDKIEEIEREIIKQEENVDPDYWEKLLRHHYEQQQEDLARNLGKGKRVRKQVNYNDAAQEDQDNQSEYSVGSEEEDEDFDERPEGRRQSKRQLRNEKDKPLPPLLARVGGNIEVLGFNTRQRKAFLNAVMRWGMPPQDAFTTQWLVRDLRGKTEKEFKAYVSLFMRHLCEPGADGSETFADGVPREGLSRQQVLTRIGVMSLVKKKVQEFEHINGRWSMPELMPDPSADSKRSSRASSPTKTSPTTPEASAANSPCTSKPATPAPSEKGDGIRTPLEKDEAENQEEKPEKNSKLGEKMETEADTPSPAPSLGERLEPRKIPLEDEVPGVPGEMEPEPGYRGDREKSATESTPGERGEEKPMDGQEHRERPEGETGDLGKRAEDVKGDRELRPGPPRDEPRSNGRREEKAEKPRFMFNIADGGFTELHTLWQNEERAAISSGKLNEIWHRRHDYWLLAGIVLHGYARWQDIQNDAQFAIINEPFKTEANKGNFLEMKNKFLARRFKLLEQALVIEEQLRRAAYLNLSQEPAHPAMALHARFAEAECLAESHQHLSKESLAGNKPANAVLHKVLNQLEELLSDMKADVTRLPATLSRIPPIAARLQMSERSILSRLASKGTEPHPTPAFPPGPYATPPGYGAAFSAAPVGALAAAGANYSQMPAGSFITAATNGPPVLVKKEKEMVGALVSDGLDRKEPRAGEVICIDD